In the Epinephelus fuscoguttatus linkage group LG10, E.fuscoguttatus.final_Chr_v1 genome, tgacccactctacctctgagccacagctgccctgtAGTTTGCAATGAAGAGACTTGTCGTGTGAAATATTGTATGAGTGAATTTGTGTGTATTCTAATATGATAACAACACTCCGCAGGGGAAGACCCACTGCAGCCGAGTGTCTCCAGAACCCATGGCTGCGTGCCCATCGTGCCCCACACAAAGCCCGGCACTCCAAAGTGTGTTTCTCTACAGACAAGCTCAAAGATTACCTCAAACAGAAGGAGGAGAAACGAGACCAGGTCAGCACCAAGCTTCAGGGTCCCTTCTTCCAGTAAGGCAACACTGTGGCGTTTCTTTCACCGCTAGCTTTTCCTACAAGCTCTACAATCAGCTCTggctcttttctgttttttctggttcctttgattttaaaaatgtgatgcGTCTTAATGAGTTTTCAAAGTGTTTCAAAGTGTATTTATCTATTAGCTTGTATATGTGAGTGTTCTGCATTTTTAAGGTTTAGTCTCTTTAGTGTGTGAGTTGTAAAATGTTGATTTTATGACATGCTCCTCAGTATCAGACAGATGCATGTGTTTGGCCTTAAAGTAAAACCAGTGTTTTGTGCTACTCTTCTTCATACAGACAGCAGATATTTTCCTGAgtgatatattttatttaaaaatgtacacaTGTTGCCTTAAAGTTATAATGTACAAATGGAAAATCAGTTAGATTTATATGTGTTATTGAATGCTTCATGATACTTAAATGTTGGGATAGCCACCTATCCGAATGAGCTGATGAATGAAAGAATAATTAAATGGCACAAACATGGTCAGTCATCATCCTCACATTCTTTATTCAGTCTCatttgtacacaaacacacaagcataCATGCAGATGTTTTACATATAATATATGCAGTGATTTTATCTCAGATGCACAAACTTCCTTTGTAATAAATAATATGCAGCATgtaattatttaaataacatAATACTAGTTGTAATAGTCATACACTTAACTATGAGTAGATTTATTCCTACTGTATAAGAATTCAAcagaacaaataaatgaaagtaTAACTACAATATTTTAACGGTGAGGTACTGGCTGTACTGACTGATGTGTACGTCACACTCATGGGTTGGCCAATGCCAAAGTTTGGTTTACAAAGTGAGCACTGTAGCATTGAATTTGGCAGTTGTACCTGCCAGCTGGCAGAGATGTGTGGGTTAGATGTTCACACCTAGATATCAACCACTGATTTTACTAAATCTAACACAACCCCCGGTCTCTCTCCGTCAACACAAACAGCCTTCACTTCAGAGTCCCTCTTTTCCTTCTGAGCATCAGCGAGCATCAAACTGTCCTTAAAGCAAACCTCCGACCATTTAACGTAGAGGCTAAAACAAAACTTCTCTCCAgatgaaagtttattttgagttgTGTTCGTAGTGTGTGCAGCAGAAAGACTGTTTGCTTCTTATGATTTGGCCTCCTGGATTTTTTGGATTTCCTGTTTAAAGACAGATGAGGGATactcttattttctgtgaacTGAATGGTCTTATGCAACATCTGCAGACACTGGTAGCAACAtatttgttaaataaataagaataaggCTATTTAATGGTTTTACTCACAACATTTAGGATGTCTTTCAGCTCCTCGTAAGCCCTCTCTAAGTCATCATTGATGATAACAACATCAAACACTCCAGGCTCTTTACCTAGAAGAAGAGAATGGCGTCAGCTGCAAGAGTCGTCATCATTTCAGCTTCATGTCATGTAGAACTTCTGAGAAACTTACTGAGCTCCATGTCAATGCGTGCTGCCTCCAAGCGtttctgtaaactctcctctgtttctgtctgtctgtccctcagaCGTTTCTCCTGAGAAAGACGAGACACGAGAAATGACACGTTATCTTTGACCATAGTGGCGCTCCATGAAGTAATGAAACAGCTGTCATGTCTGACCAATTTGCCCCCCAACAccgaaagaaaaaaatcaaactaaatTTAATAAGGGGATCAATGCTTAAAAatttatacaaaataaataaataaatgtaaaaaaacaaaataaaataaaatagaataaaataaataaattaaaatgaattaaaacaaaatgaaatgataaaatataataaaataaaattagcatGTTTGTCACTCTTTCACATCCTACCTTTTACAGGCAATATATTACATTAATGCAAAAATATTAAGTTGGACATCTACCAGGATCTCCATGGAGGGAGGCTGGATGGAGACGTAGATGGGGTTTAGGTCAGTCTCTTTAATCCTCTTCACCCCCTGGATGTCCACATCTAGGATGCAGATTAGGTTCTTGGCCAGCACGTCTTCTATGGCAGCTTTACTAGAGAATTAAAGCATTGTTACATCATTAAATCATATAAAACAGGAGATTTTTTAAACATCCAGGACTATACATCTAAACATGGGCCGGCGGGACAATGTCCCACCAGGTATTATATAGAGTGTAATTGTGTGCTTCTCACACGACGTGACTAAGGTAAGAGGATAACTGCATTGATCCAAGCTGCTCAGACTCGTACCGTGGCGAGTGTGTGTTATCTTCAGAATAAGAGGAAGAGATTAAACGTGACACACGAGGTGCTGAGCTGCAGCGTTGCTCTTTTTGACCTGAGGGGGGTTAAAGCTCCACCATCTGCCACCGGGCTATTATATATCCTCTTGATCCCTGCGGCCGAGCCTGAGGGTCTCCTATATAAGACAGCAGTCTTAGTTTCTATTGAATTAAGTTTAACCACTATCAGTTACAGTGATAGTTAATTGTATTTTCACTCATATATGCTTCAGATTTTCATCCTGTGGGTGGAAAAGCTTCTGAAGCTGCATTTTAGACCACAAAAACCATGTAGATGAAGCTTCTTTTATTACAGGTGAGCAGTTTGCTAAGACATTTCTCCTTAAATGACTATTGAAACTGGGATGCCTTTGGACAAAAAGTAGAGATGTCAGCTATTATGCATCTAaatcagacattttttaaagatcACTCTTGATTATGTGGTGAGAAATATTTACCTTGTTCCATACATGTTGCCGGAAAACTCAGCGTTCTCGATGAACTCTCCGTTGTCGATTGCCTCCTGCATGGCCTCTTTCGTCGTGAAGTGGTAGTCTGTAAGATGCAACATTAATAATGAATCTAGGTTTGCCATGAAAACTTGCACAGTGGAAAGAAACGACTGAAGAGAAGTGATGCAAATCAAATGAAACAGTTTTTAGTGGGGGATGAGTCCAGTTTCATCACAATGAACAGTGAACATCACAGCAATCACAGGCAGAACAGAAAATCCAGGCACAAAGGCTCAACTTGTTTACAGTTTATCTGATAGTGTATGTCTGTATGCTAACtctgagactgtgtgtgtgtagtacaCAGTTGTTATCAAAGTTAAAAGCTTGCAGTGATAACAAATGTTATATTTCTATTAGTATAGAGAATATAGAGCACATTACATTGTCCATACCAGATCCATATGCCTAAATCTTCACAACATCAAAACCTTTGGGGATCTAAAACAGCAGAGTTTTAGAAATAAACACGTCACTACCTCTACCACTGATGGACACTGCAATGGCACACAGTCATTAGCATGAGAACAACAAGGAGTCTGCTCAGACTAAAGAAGAGGAAGTGGCAGTGCTGTAAACAAATGGATAGTAAGCCTGAAAACAAGGCAGAGTTACTTTTAAACTGTACTCGGGAGAGAAAAAATACGTGAGATATTTTTATGCAAGATCAAAACCTCAGTTGGGCCCAAAGTGAGCACTGACGTGGTCTGGACTTCAACAATTCAGTGTCCATTAATGTCAgtactgataaaaacatcaacagcatCTTACAAAAAAGTATGTTTCAGGAGTTTTAGCACATTAAAGGGACATGTCAGCAGTGTTTGAATCGCTCAGATGGACCCTGTATATCCCCAAATAAATTCCCCTAATGAATCTTGCTCCTGTGATGCTAATGTATGGTTGCAAATCATCAGTGCTCCATCAGCCACAGAGGGAAATGGGACACATAACCTCACAGGACTGGAGATGGGAATCACTACTGAGGCGTCACAGGGGGCTATTTTCAAAAAGCTTTTTACTCCAAAGTGTAAACTGTCTGATCCTGATTCCTTAGATCATGAAACGtttttcatttctctttcttttttttatttgtcacaaaTCAAATGACAGCGTGCCAGAATGATGAAAGTAACCCCTCTGCCTTAACAAACTGTGATCAGAAATCACACCGAGGTCACCTTTATCTGTGGTTTCTGATTCGTTTGGACACGAAAATGAGGATGACTTTTCTAAGTCTTCAGAGGAGAAGACGTCTGCTACGGGCAGTAAAGTAGCCCCCAGAAGCATGGGGAGCTTGTTCAGGCCTATGGAGAAAGCAAAGAAGGCACAGAAAGAGGTTTATCCCTTTCAAAAAAGAACACTAAACAGGGGGGACAAAACTAATCGTGCAGTTCACTTTGGGAGTAAGAAGTGTTGTGGGTGTTACTTTAGATCGGGCAAGTGGAGGAGGTGGGGAAACATGgtgaagaaacaaaaacaaagaggtgTAAAATATACTTTTATCACAGCTCCAGCTCCACCTTCAGGGAAGGAgtcaaagggtacagatgactccggggggggggggggcatttaaAGGTTTATGACTGACTTTATATCACTGACAATAGgaattatttatatttacaggATACCCTTTCCACAGTAACAGCAGGGGTCAGATGTGCAGAACAGATGTGCTGCTAATGTAAAGACGTACAGCGAACTGCAGTCTGACTAGCAAAGTCAAAATGCACCACCAAAAATCCAGGGCTCAAAAAACAGggtacagaaaacaaaaagagcgGAGAGGCGATGGCCAAAAGAAGCGTGATAAAGCACCAGGTATGGCAGGTGAAGCTGAACGCGGCAAAGTAAAGCTAGAGTGAAGATACTGGCATCAtatgaaactagacaacctaaggcataCATATGTACCAACCATGTCATACTATCTTATCTGGAAGGAGATAAATAATGCTACAAAactaggctaaattttggcgaggTTTTTGCATACTGCCCATGTTGGTAAGGATGGTGGTGGCTCTGGAGTGGATTAAGGGTGATGCTTTTGTCTCCCTATCCTAATGGCTGGGCTCCTGTATGGTGAATCACATCACTACAGTGTGAAGGTGCTACAAACATCAACCCCACTTGTTACACTTGTGCAGATACTATAAAGTGTCACAAACATGTCTGTTTTGAGCCAGCACTACTGTACCTTTTCCATCTTCC is a window encoding:
- the guk1b gene encoding guanylate kinase 1b isoform X3, with translation MLLGATLLPVADVFSSEDLEKSSSFSCPNESETTDKDYHFTTKEAMQEAIDNGEFIENAEFSGNMYGTSKAAIEDVLAKNLICILDVDIQGVKRIKETDLNPIYVSIQPPSMEILEKRLRDRQTETEESLQKRLEAARIDMELSKEPGVFDVVIINDDLERAYEELKDILNVEIQKIQEAKS
- the guk1b gene encoding guanylate kinase 1b isoform X1, producing MSGPRPLVLSGPSGAGKSTLMKRLMKDHEGVFGFSVSHTTRNPRPGEEDGKGLNKLPMLLGATLLPVADVFSSEDLEKSSSFSCPNESETTDKDYHFTTKEAMQEAIDNGEFIENAEFSGNMYGTSKAAIEDVLAKNLICILDVDIQGVKRIKETDLNPIYVSIQPPSMEILEKRLRDRQTETEESLQKRLEAARIDMELSKEPGVFDVVIINDDLERAYEELKDILNVEIQKIQEAKS
- the guk1b gene encoding guanylate kinase 1b isoform X2, whose translation is MSGPRPLVLSGPSGAGKSTLMKRLMKDHEGVFGFSVSHTTRNPRPGEEDGKDYHFTTKEAMQEAIDNGEFIENAEFSGNMYGTSKAAIEDVLAKNLICILDVDIQGVKRIKETDLNPIYVSIQPPSMEILEKRLRDRQTETEESLQKRLEAARIDMELSKEPGVFDVVIINDDLERAYEELKDILNVEIQKIQEAKS